A window from Mytilus galloprovincialis chromosome 8, xbMytGall1.hap1.1, whole genome shotgun sequence encodes these proteins:
- the LOC143042933 gene encoding uncharacterized protein LOC143042933 produces the protein MSPITQDTQEATDVDMSQMTPSTQDRQKATVVDIHSVEEGHMLTDVDNTPPEEPETDTDLDEPTDPPPPQQQQQQQQEAGPDITECHIGKLTHFNTIDDSCKSSVVANDNGSPLFLCICINHQHVNDNTNIFLIADNTPPEEQPDTLTDLEDKTLPTPAAEETTECHIDEKANTTNNNTVVVTAELHHHSSDKSLKRKEQVLIRPSRFQRTRPTLPIPDSDRIVHLDSEDDDRIEILSSGDEFLVTKEHLRQLKEDRREDITQRPPQRSSRRSKRPSKQSSQSPSKLSQRPSSSGSKEQRPSQVRMNKRI, from the exons ATGAGCCCCATTACGCAGGACACACAGGAGGCTACTGATGTTG ACATGAGCCAGATGACCCCGTCAACACAGGACAGACAGAAGGCCACTGTTGTTG ATATTCACTCTGTGGAAGAAGGCCACATGCTAACTGATGTTG ACAATACTCCTCCTGAGGAGCCAGAAACAGACACAGATCTCG ACGAACCGACCGACCCACCACCaccacaacaacaacaacaacaacaacaagagGCAGGCCCCGACATTACAGAGTGTCATATTGGTAA ATTAACACATTTCAATACAATTGACGATTCATGCAAATCATCTGTCGTTGCTAATGACAACGGATCACCGCTTTTCCTATGTATCTGTATAAATCATCAACATGTCAATGATAACactaacatatttttaattgcagACAATACTCCTCCTGAGGAGCAGCCAGATACACTCACAGATCTCG AGGATAAGACCCTGCCAACGCCTGCGGCAGAAGAGACAACGGAGTGTCATATTG ATGAGAAGGCCAACACCACCAACAACAACACAGTAGTGGTGACAGCCGAGCTACACCATCATAGCTCGGATAAGTCTTTGAAAA GAAAAGAGCAGGTGCTAATACGGCCGTCAAGGTTCCAAAGGACTA GACCAACCCTCCCAATTCCGGACTCGGACAGAATAG ttcaTTTGGATTCCGAGGACGACGACCGAATAGAGATACTTT CATCCGGGGACGAATTCCTGGTGACAAAGGAGCACCTTCGCCAATTGAAGGAGGATCGGCGAGAGGATATAACCCAGCGCCCTCCACAGCGGTCCTCCCGCCGTTCCAAGCGCCCTTCAAAGCAGTCGTCACAGAGCCCTTCAAAGCTGTCACAGCGCCCTTCAAGCAGTGGGTCCAAAGAACAGCGCCCTTCCCAGGTAAGAATGAATAAACGTATATAA